The following is a genomic window from Pirellulales bacterium.
GTATAACCCCGCGGAAGTTCCCGGCACGGACCAGCCTTACGCGCTGCCGGAGTACCTGCGCAACATCCAGCCCGAACAGCCAGAACTGCCAGAACATCCTGAGGAAGGGCGGCCGCGCGGCGAATAATGGCCAAGTCGCGCCCCCAGATGACTTCGGTCGATTATGTGGTCATCGCCCTCAGCCCCTTTCTGATCATGCTGCTGGTGGGCAGCCTTTCGTTTTTTCTTTTGGAACTGGGCTACCGTGGCGAGCTGACCACGCGGCTGCGCTGGATTCTGTTCTGGTTTGTGATCGGCACGGTCGGCATTGCCCGCATCTCGATGGAGGAGGGCGCCGAGCGGGCCAGCATCTATGGTCTGGGACTGGCCGGGGCAGTGGCACTGGCGGCTTGGCGGCTGGTCGATTCGCCTTTTCTCTGTTGGGGACTGATGGCCGTCGTCTGGTGGTGTGCCCACAAGCTTACCTGGGACTGCACGCTCATCGACGAAGAGCAAGACGCTTCGGGCGAAGGGCTGCTGCAGGTCGCCGGGCTGGAGGAAGGAATTGGCAACGGTACACCCGCGGCAGGCAGCTCGGACGACGAAAAGCCACGCCGCCGGAACTGGTGGCAGCGGTTTTTGGAAAGCCCCGAAGAACGCCGCAAGCGGCCGCACGCACCGGGCGTATGGGTGATCTACTTTTCGCTGGCCGCATTGCCGCTGTTCGGTTTGGGCCAGGCGCTGATTCCGGCGGGCGACATCGAGCGGCGACGGACCGCGTTCTGGCTCCTGGTGTGGTACGTGGCCAGCGGCATGGGCCTGCTGTTGACGACCAGTTTCCTGGGACTGCGGCGGTATCTCAGGCAGCGAAAACTCGAAATGCCCGTGTCGATGACGGGCGTCTGGTTGGGAGTCGGCGGCACGTTGATCGTGCTGTTGATTCTCGTGATGATGCTCATCCCCCGCCCCAGCCCGGAATACCCGGTCGAGGAACTGATCGCCAACGCCATCCGCTCGCCGGTTCAACAGGCGTCGCGACATGCCGTGATGCGCGACGGCGGCGTGCAGCAGGGCCCGGCCGACGCCAAGCCGGCCAATCCGCCGCACGACGATTCGCAAACGAACCGCTCGCAGCAACCCGAACAGAAAGACCCGCCCGGAGGACAGCAACAGGCGGGTGGACAACAGCAGGGCGGACAACAGCAGGGCGGACAGCAACAGAGCGGGCAACAACAGGGTGGGCAACAACAGGGCGGGCAGCAACAGGGCGGGCAGCAACAGGGCGGGCAGCAACAAGGCGGGCAGCAACAAGGCGGACCACAGCAGGGCGGGCAACAGCAGGGCGGACAGCAGCGGAGTGGGCAACAACAGGGTGGGCAACAACAGGGTGGCCAACAGCAGAGTGGGCAACAGCAGGGCGGACAACAGCAGGGCGGGCAGCAACAAGGCGGACAACAACAGGGCGGACAACAACAGGGCGGACAACAACAGGGCGGGCAGCAACAGAGCGGGCAGCAACAGGGCGGGCAACAGAGTGGCCAGCAACAGAGTGGCCAGCAAGCGGGAGGTCAACAACAAGGCGCGCAGCAGCAGGGAAATCAGCAACAGACTGGGCAACAACAGGGAAGCCAGCAGCAGAGCGGTCCGCAAAACCAGCCCAAGGAACAGCCGCGTAATCAATCACCGGCTGGACAACCGCCGACTCAGCCATCGGCCGAACGACAGCAAGAGCGACCGTCCGACACGAACCAACAGCAGGGCCAGCAACCGCAGGCTGGCACATCGAAGCCCGAAACGCCTCCGCCACAGCCCTCGCGACTGCCAAAACTCCCCAGCCTTTCGCTGGCCGGCTGGATCCGCTGGCTGATGTGGGGCGCGCTGGCAGTGGCGGCCATTATCGGCTTCTTGCGATATCGCGAACAAGTCATCGCGTTCCTACGGCAACTTTGGGCCGAGTTGCTGGCACTCTGGGGCGAACTGTTCGGTGGCCGCAAGACAAAATCGGCCGATGTCGCGGATCCTGAGCGGCTTGAGCCGCCACGTCCTTTCGCTGCATTTCGCAATCCCTTCGCGTCGGGCAAGGACGATCGCCTCCCTCCGGAGCAACTCGTGCGATACACCTTCGAGGCGCTCGACGCCTGGGCCTTCGAGCATCAAGCGGCGCGGCGGCTGGACGAGACGCCGCTGGAGTTCGCCGACGCCGTCGGCGACCGGCATCCCGCCTTGGCGCAAGACACGCGCCAGCTCGCGCGGCTCTATTCACAGATGGTTTATGCCCGTACCAATCCCACGCACGACTGCCTGCCGCTGCTTCGCCGCCTTTGGGACGAGATGACTCGCCGCGCGCGTCAGCCGGTCGGAACCTCGTAGGGTAGGGCTGACATGCGCAGAATCAGCGGTGCTCCAGAATCCGGGTGAGGGCCGAACAACCTTCCGCTTCACTTCTTGACCGTTTGTGGCGACCGCTTGCGTCGCACGGCCAACTCGGCCACGAAGCGCTCGTGCTCGGCGGACCGCAGGCCCTCCTGAAGCCGGTCGAGTACCTGCCGCAGGTTGCCCGACAAAAGTGCCTGGCCGTCGAGCCAAAGGCCGGGAAAGATTCGCGAGCGATAAAGTCCGTCTGCATTGGGCGAAAGAAACTGGTAGCGGCCGTCGACGAGCACGTGCCAGCGGATTTCCTGCTCGAAGACCACCACGGCCAGATACTCGGGAATGCCGGCTGACTGATAAAGCCTGAATTTCTGGTGCAGATCGTAGGAGGCGGTAGAAACGGAAACTTCCGCCAGCAACTCGGGCGTGCCGTGCAGAAATTTGTCTTCGACCCGCGACCCGCCGCCATACTCCGCGGGTCAAATGATCGCCGGCCATCAGCGGCGCGACGCGCTGTTCGGTTACAATTGCCATAGTGCCACCTCGTCCTTTCATTCTAGGTGTCCGGTCGCGGAGCGCCAATCATTCAAACGTGGACGGTAGACAGTAGACGGTAGACAGGGATTCGCAAATCCACCAATGCCCACCGTCCATCGTCTAACGCCTACCCCGGCGACAGTGCGTCGGACAACTTCCAGCCATCTCGCAACACCGCCTCTTTCGGTGTCACGATGATCCCTTCGCAAACCATGGCCTGGTCGCTGTCGGGCGTCGTTTCGATGCCCCGCTCGTTAAGCAATCGCACCCGCCGGCCAACATGGCAATTCTTGTCGACGATCGCCCCCTCGACCACCGACCCTTCGCCGATGGCCAGCGGCGGAATGCCGGCGTTGCAGTCGGCGGCCATCATTGCCGGCGACTGGAAAAAGTCGTTGCCCATCAAGACCGAATTGCGGATGGTGACGTTGCGGCCAATGCGGCAGCGCAGACCGATGACGCTGTTCTCGATGGTCGCCCCGCTCTCAATGTGGCAGCCGTCGGCCACGAGGCTGTTTCGCACGGTGGCCCCCTCGATGCGCGTGGGCGGCAGAAACCGCGGGTGCGAGTAAATCGGCGCATCGGCCGACGTCAACTCGAAGGACGGCTCCGGCCTGGCCAGATCGAGATTCGCCTGGTAGAACGACTTGATCGTGCCGATGTCTTCCCAGTAGCCGTCGAACAGATGCACGTGGACTCGGTGCGTGCGAATGGAGGCCGGGAAAATTTCTTTGCCGAAATCCCGGTAATCCGTCTTCGTCAACAGCTCGACCAGCGTATCGCGGTTGAAGAGATAAATGCCCATGCTGGCCAGCAGGTCGCGGCCGCGGCTGGCGATGCCTTGGGCATCAATCCAGGCGGGGTCGGTCCGCATATGCCGCACCTCCGGCTCGGTTTTGGGCTTCTCCAGAAAGCCGGCCACCGCGCCCGAGGCATCGAGCCGCAAAATGCCCAACTGCGAAGCTTCGTGGCGGGCCACCGGCAAGGTGCCGATCGTGGCCTCGGCTTTGTTGCGGCGGTGCGTCACCAGCATGTCGAGGTAATTCATACGGTAAAGCTGGTCGCCCGACAGAATGAGCACATACTCGATCCCCGGCTGCTGCAAGGCCCGCAAGTTCTGCCGCACGGCGTCGGCCGTGCCCTGATACCAGCCGGCGTTTTCGGGCGTCTGCTGCGCCGCCAGGATTTCGACGAAGCCGCCGTTGAAGGCGTCGAAGCGATACGTCTGCCGGATGTGCCGGTGCAGGCTCACCGAGTTGAACTGCGTGAGCACGTACATCCGATTCAGGCCGCTATTGATGCAATTCGAGAGCGGAATGTCGATCAGCCGATACTTGCCGGCCAAGGGCACCGCCGGCTTGGAGCGGACCTTCGTCAGCGGGTGCAGCCGTGTCCCGCGCCCGCCCCCCAGAACCATCGTCAAGATATTTTTCATCGCCTGGAACCCGTTTGAAGCTCAACCATTCGAACCGTGAGCGACATTGTAACCGAAGCGGCCAATTGTGGTAGGTTGACGTTATGATCCTCGAAGGCATTGTGACCACGCTCAACGCCGATGGAACCGTCAATGTCGCTCCCATGGGACCGCAGGTCGACCTCGAGCGGCGTCAGATCGTGCTGCGGCCGTTTCAGACTTCAACCACCTTTCAAAATCTGAAGCGGGCCGGCCAGGGCGTATTTCACGTCACCGACGACGTCGAGCTGCTGGCACGGGCGGCCATCGGACGACTCGATCCGCTTCCCGAACTGATGGCGGCCGAAGGCGTCGAGGGTTTTCGCCTGGCCGACACCTGCCGTTGGCACGCCTTCCGCGTGCGACATGGCGACGATCAAAGCCCGCGCGCGACGTTCGTTGCCGATGTGGTCGCCACGGGGCATGTGCGGGATTTTTTTGGTTTCAACCGGGCCAAGCACGCCGTGGTGGAAGCCGCAATTCTCGCCACCCGCACGCATCTGCTCTCGTCGGAGGAGATCGCCGGGGAGTTTGCCAAACTGAAGATCCTGATCGACAAGACTGGCGGTCCGCAGGAGCATCGCGCTTTTGCCCTGCTCGGCGATTATGTGGCCGCAACCGGAAAGCGAGGTGGAAATGGCTGAGCGAGTCGTGAGTGTCGTTGCCGGCAGCCGGCTGCACTTTGGCATGCTTTCTTTCGGCCAAAGCGGCCTGCGGCAGTTCGGAGGCGCCGGAGCAATGATCGCCGAACCGGCACTTCGACTCGGCATTCGCGAAAGCGACCGCTTCGAAGTCCACGGGCCCTTGAGCGACCGCGTGCGGCAGCATGTGGCCCACCTGTCGCGTCACGCCCCCTGGTGGGGTAGCAGCATTCGTGAGAATTCTGGCGCTCCCCCGTTGAGCATCACCGTCGAATCGGCGCCGCCGCAACACGCCGGACTGGGCAGCGGCACTCAGTTGGGCATGGCGCTCGCGCGAGGCCTGGCCGCTTATTTGGGTGCGCCCGATGCGACCGCCGAGCAACTTGCCCGATGGGTGGGCCGGGGCAGGCGATCGGCGGTCGGCATCCACGGTACACTCGGCGGCGGGCTGATCGTTGAAGGCGGAAAGCTGCGCGACGACGAGATTTCGCCGTTGGTCAGCCGGGTGGCGCTCGCCGAACAATGGCGGTTTGTGCTGCTTTTGCCGGGCGAATCGGCGGGGCTATCCGGCGAAACGGAGCAGCGGGCGTTCGACCGGCTTCCTCCGGTCCCCTTGGCGACGACCGCCGCCCTGTGCCGCGAATTGGTCTGCGAGTTGGTGCCCGCTGCCAGCCAGGGCGACTTTGAGCGTTTCGGCGAAAGCCTTTATCGCTATGGCCGGCTGGCGGGCGAGTGCTTTGCGGCGGTGCAAGGGGGCATTTACGCCAGCCCTGCCCTGGCCAGCCTGATCGAGCGGTGCCGCACGCTGGGCGTGGCCGGCGTCGGGCAGTCGTCTTGGGGACCGACCGTGTTTGCCCTTTGCCGGGGACAGAACGAGGCCGAAAAGTTGATCGCGGCAATCCGGGACGCAATGCCGCTCTCGGCGAGCTACCTTGCCGCGCCGGACAATCAGGGCCTCCGCGTGATTTTCCGTTGACTATCAAATTCGCCCCAAGTTATACTGAATCCACTGGTTAGCAACTCAAACGGCGATCGGCCGAATTCTAGGAGCGGTTTGCGATGAACCTGCTGGGAAAAATCTTCGTTGTCTTGATCCTGGTGATGAGCCTGTTGTTCCTCGGTTTTTCCGTGGCCGTGTATGCCACGCACAAGAACTGGAAGGCGGTCGCCTTGCGGCCGCGCGACCAGGCGAAGCCGGGCGAGCCGATGGGTCTGAAGTATGAATTGGAAGACGCGAAATTCAAGGCCGATGGGTTGCAAGCCCAGCTAAAGAAGCTGCAAGAAGCAACGCAAACGGAAGACAATTCCCGCCGTGCCCAGTTGGCGCGTCTCGAAACCACAAAGGCCGAGCTGAAAAAAGAATATGACCAACTCGTCGAGCAGCTTGCGAAACTGACCGAAGGCCAGCGTCGCGCCACCGAGGCCGCTCAGGTCGCGCAAGAGTTGCTCTCGGCCAAGTTGGAGGAAATCGACAAAGCACGGCAGGAAATCGCCGAGACTCACGAAGCCCGCGACACGGCCTTCAAAGAAGCGGTGGCTCTGACCGACAAGCTGCACGAAGCGGAAGGCGAGCGCGACCGTCTAACGGCCAGCACTCGGACGCTGGTGCGGCAGATGGCTCAGATGCGCGACATCGCGGCCAGGAAAGGCATCGATATCAACGAGCCGGCCGACAACCTGCCGCCGAAAGTCGATGGCATTGTGCTGGCCAGCAATGCCGACGGGCTGGTCGAAATCTCCATCGGTGGCGACGACGGCCTTCGCAAGGGGCATCAGGCCTACGTCTATCGCAAACAAAAGGGCGAGAGCAGGCCGATCGCCAAAATTGAAGTCGTCGAAGTGCGGCCCGATAAATCGGTTGCCAAAGTCATTCCCGAATTCCGCCTGGCTCCCATTGCGAGGAACGATCTTGTCGCCACAAGACTTAACTGACGCCAATCGCGGCGTTGTCGTTCAAAAACCGAAGGCCGATATCTACACCTGGCTGCTGTTGGTGGCGCTGGTCGCGATCTTGATGGCCATCACCTGTCTGGCGCTGGAATTGAAGCGCTACGACTGGGATTTCAAGGCGGCTGGCGCCGGTGCCGTGGCGATGGACGTCCGTGGTCCGTTGTCCGTAGTCCGCGGCTAGAGCCTGGGCCGGTGGCTGGGGCAGAGCTTGGCCCGATAGCGGCTGGCACCCTTCAAGAGCGGGGCGGCCAAGCGATGCCCAGGTGCGTCCAACCGGGGCATCGCCTGGCCGCCGAGATGAACGGAGCGCCAGCCTCCACTTGGCCAGGCTCTGCCCCAGCCACCGCCAACGTCTCATCCTCGGCCGCGTTAAGTATGCATCGTTCGTGCCACTGACACCGATGCCCTGCGATCCGCCGGTGACGAGGGCGACCGTTGACGGCATGGGCGCACGTCCCTCATCTCTCAGCCCTCATCTCTCATCACCTTGTAGGCAAATACGCGCTAGATGTTACGATAGAAACGGGCTTGTGACGAGTCATGACCGAGAATCTTCCCAACCGCGCCGGACAATTCGACGGACTGAACCAGCTTGCGCGCGCCAGCCGCTTGCGCCGCTGGTCGACAGGGCGCGATGGCAACCGCGAGGAGACGGGCGATGCACAGCCGAGGCCGGCCGAAATTGCCGCTTCTCCGCTTCAGTTCCGTTTGCGAACGATGCTCTACCTGGTGGCGGTGGCCAGCGGGCTGTTGGCGCTAATGCAGTTGATCGGGGCAGTCTGGTCGTCGGTGCTCGTGGCGCTGTTGCTACTGGGTGGCGCGCATGTCAGCGCGAATTTTTGGGGGACGCGCGTCGCACCGTGGGCCAGCCACCGGGCCCGCACGGCCGACGAACCGGTAAGCTCAGCGGCCCCAGACCGGCCGATCACCCCTATGGTCGGCCCGGCTCGGCTCAGCGAAAGTTGCCGTCCCGGCTGGCCAATGCTGGTCGCCACGGGCGTCGGGGCGCTCGTGGGCGGCAGTTTGGGAAGCGTGGCGCTGGTGATGTTAAGCCTTGAACGGGCAGGGTATTGCGGCGTGATCGTCGGAACCATCTCCGCGGCGGCCGTGGGCGGTTTTCTCGGTTTTCTGGCCAGCAGCTTTGCTGAAATCGCCTTTCGTGCCTGGAAAGAAGCAATTGAAACCGCGCCTGCCCGCCCCGCGCCGGAGCCGTTGCCAGAGACAATCCCTGAGCCTCCTTGCGCATTTTGATATTTTGATATTGCGCTTTCGGCGAGGCCGTAGGGTGGGGCAAGCGAGCTTGCGAGCGCCGGCCCACCGTAAGCGACGTCGTCTGGCCAGCGCTCGCAAGCTCGCTTGCCCCACCTTACGAGGCACGGCCGGTGCGGAATGTTGCCGCGCAAAGCGGCATGATAAAATTAGGGGTGACACCAAGTTCACCTTGCAGCAAGTTACCGCCATGCCATCACCGTTTCCAGGAATGAATCCGTTCCTCGAGCAGGACGACGTTTGGGAAGATTTCCACCATAACTTCTTGACGTGGGCGCAAGCCGCACTCAATTCGCAGTTGGGTGACGACTACTTTGCGAGAATCGAGGCCCGCGTCTATATTCGCGAACTTTCCGAGGAGGAGCGCCGCTTTTTCGGTCGCGCCGACGTTGCCGTCTCCGCCGCAAGTCGTCCGGAGCATCCGACGGCCGTCGTGGAGCTTGACGCGCCCGTCGAGCTGGTGCTGCCGGAAGTCGACCTCGTGCGCGATTCGTGGCTTGAAATCCGCGACCGTCGCGATCGCCGCGTCATCACGATCATCGAACTGCTCAGTCCGGCCAACAAGAGACGCGGCCCCGATCGCGACGCTTACCTGAGCAAGCGAAACGGCGTCCTTGCCAGTCAGACGCACCTGGTGGAGATCGATCTGCGGCGAGGCGGGACGCGACCCGAGTTGCCGCCGCTTCCGGACTGCGACTACTACGTATTCATTTGCCAGTATGAATTGCGGCCCCGGATCGGCTTTTGGCCAATTGGCCTGCGCGACCGATTGCCGACCATTCCTGTGCCGCTTACAAGTTCGGAGCCGCCGATCATGCTCGATTTGCAGGAACTGCTGCACCAGAGCTACGACTCGGCGGACTACGGCAAAACCATCTACGCCGAGGTGCCCGATCCGCCGCTTTCGGCCGTCGATGCCGCCTGGTCGCGTCAGTTTATCCCCGTGGACCATGAGTAAGCTTACCTGTTCGGCAGGATGCCGCCGGCTTGCCCGGCGGAAGCCCGCGCGGGCAGTCCTCATTGAACGCAACTCCGCACGTTCATCCACCACGCGCGCCTTTGCGAGCGCTCTTTTTTTGCTGCCGCTGGAGCGCGTCGAGCACGCGGTCTTCAATGCCTTGGGCTTCCACCGCTTTCTCCGCAGCCCTATCAAATGCCTGGCCATCACCTTGCGACAGGGCATCGGCCACGAGATCGAAAGCCTGTCTGCGCAGCTCCATCGAATGTCGAAGCGCCTCGATCTGCTCGACTGCGAAAGGCGTGAGTCCCTTGAGATCGAGATCCTTCAGATGCGCCTCTTTGCGGCGCCAGTTGGGCAAAATCTCCTGTTCGATGCGGCGGACGAATTCTTGCGCCGTGATCCGGTCCGCCTTGAAATCATCCTCCGCTTTGGAGTACGTCTCGATCGCCTGCCGTCGTAGGTCGTACCAGGCGGTGACCTCGGCCGGAACATCGGGCGGCGGCGGATGGGCCACGAACGGTGCGACAACGAATATGACCAGCACCGTCGCAGCCGCCACGATCGCGTTTCTCCACCACCGCACGGGCGGTTCCGGCCCGGAGAGCGGCTGAGAGAGCACAAGCCCCGTCAAGAAGCCGGCCGCAAGTCCGCCAAAAAAACCGCCGCTGTCGAGTCGTTGCCGATAAAGCTCGACGCCCACGTTATACGCCAGAAACACAAACGTGCCGGCACGCAAGCGTCCCAAGGCCGCCGACGGCACCGTTCCCGGCGAGCGCCAGTAAAAGGCGGCCAACGCGCCGATCAAACCGTAAATCGCGTTGGTGCTGCCCGCCAGCGTGGCCTCGGGTCGCCAGCGGACGCCGAGCATGCTGCCGACGAACCCGGCCAGAAGGTACAGCAGCGCAAAACCGACGTGGCCCAAGAAGCGTTCCAGCCAGCTTCCCAACTGGTACAGCACCCATTGATTCACCAGCAATTGCACGATGCCCGCGTGAACGAACAAGCACGTCGCCAGCCGCCATCCCTCGCCGCGGGTCGAGAGGGGCGCATAGTTGGCTTCCCAGGCGCGCAGCGTTTCGGCGCTCGGATCGAGCCAATCGGCGCCGCTGGTGACCATCATCAACCAGATCATCGCGTTGACGGCGATCATCGCCACGGTCACGGGAGCGTGAGGCCCCAACTCCTTCAGCCGGCGATCGAACTCGATCAACTCGTCTCTCTTCATGGGATGCTGTCCTAACGCCTAACGCCGATCGCCTCAAACATGGTGGGCCGGCGCTCGCAAGCTCGCTGGTCCCACCCTACGGCTGTTGTTCCAGGTCAGGGTGCGGTCCGTCACGTGTCCAAAGGAAAGATCGGCCGGCGCACGTGCTGATAGGGCAGCGTGCGCAGGTCGCTCGAACAAGGCCCCGGCGTGCCCACCAGATAGCTGGCCGCCGCGATCGGCTCGTAGGCGCGGCGATGAGCGACCGCGGCCTTGACGCAAATCACGAACATTTTTTCGGGGGCGATTCCCTGGCTGCGCCATTGGCCAAGGTCGAAGGGCGGCGTGCGGCGGCTGGTGAGCAAGACCGTCATCCCTTCGTGCCGCACCACCGCGGACCGCCCCATCTCGAATCGGGCACCCGACATCGAAGCCAGATGGCTTTGCGGGTCTTCCAGTTTGAATCGCCCGTCGCTGCGCGACAGCAGCTCGACCTCCACCCTGACCGGCGGTCCGGAAAGCCGATGCCCTTTGCCGCCGATGGCCAGCGTCTTGCGTCCGCCGATCGCCACGTCGGCCAACTGCTCGACCGACTGCGGATCGCAGATGGCGACGGCCGCCGGGCCGATGCGGTTGTCGATCAGCGCCCGCAAAACCGCGGTGCCGTCGCCGGGCGCGCCCGCGCCGATGTTGTCGGACGGTTCGACCAGCAGGACCGGTCCCCGCTTGTGCTGACTCAGCCGCGGCAGCACCTCTTCCAACGGTGGTTCGAGGCGGTTTCCCTGTTGACGATGGTCGAAGGCCCAGCGACTCAGATGACGCAACTGGGCGTGCGCATCGTCGGGGTCGCCCAACGTGACGGCCGTGAAGCTCGCGCCGGTGTCGGGGATGTCGGCAAAAGCAAAGCCGGCGAACACGTTGACCGCCAGAAAGTGCGGCTCGTCGACTTCCAGGTTGCGCGCGGCGGCTTCCAGCGTGGCCAGGGGATTGTCGGCCGTGCCGGTACCCGTCGGCGGCCACATCAAGGGGGGATGCACCCAGGCCGTCAGGGGACGCTCACCGGTGTGCATCAGCCGCTTCAACAGCTCGGCCGCGTCGGTCGCGGCGCGGCGTGCGTCGGCGTGCGGGTTCTCGCGATAGGCGATCAGCCCGTTGCTGTGGCGGGCCATCCGCTCGGTAAAATTCGCGTGCAGGTCGACCACGCCGCACAGAGGGACGCCGGCACCGCCGGGCAAGCCGCGAATCCGGTCCAGCAGTTCGCCTTCGACGTCCCGGCACGAATGCGTGACCATGCCCCCGTGCAATACCAAAAAGACGCCGTCGATGCCCTGTGCCAATGCCGGTCCGGCCACCGCCAGGAACTCCTGCCAAAACTGCTCGAACACGGCGTCTTCGACCGTCGGACCGGGCGTGGCCCGAACGTCGACGACTGGTAGCAGCGACCAATCGTAGGCGTCGGCGGCTTCCAGCACGCCGGCCAGGGGCGAGCCGTCGCCCGCCGCCGCCAGCAACTCTTTTCCGCGGCGAAACTGAAAGTCGGCCAGCGGGGTATGACCTTCGAGAAACGTGTGCGTCTCGTGAAAGAGGCCGGCCAGGAGAACCCGTTTGTCCATTGAATTACGAGAATGGGTCTGGAAGCTTTCTCTGTCGCTTCCCTTATGATAGCACTACCGCTTGAAGCGCTCATGCGTGAAAAGCCAAAATCGGGTATGGTAGTTGCCGGAGAGACGGGCAGGGTGGGACCAGCGAGCTTGCGAGCGCCGGCCCACCTTACGTACTGGACAAAACAAGCTGCCATGAAATTGCTGTATTCGATCCTGACGGGATCTGTCGCCGGCTGCCTCTTGGCGGTCGTCGGTTGCGGCGCGCCCGCGGCCCAGGGCACCGCGCCGCCCGCTTCAACCGCCGACGCCGATGGGGCGCCAGTGCAGGCGGAGAACGCCCAGCCTGCCGATGGCCACAAGGAGACGCCGTCCAGCGACGCCGCAAGCGATCTCGATCGCGCCTTGGCGCTGGCCCGGCAGTCGTTGGCCAATCTCGAAACCATCAAGGATTACACCTGCGTCTTCTCGAAGCGCGAACGCGTGGGCGATGTGCTGCTGCCCGAAGAACGCAGCGAAATGAAAATCCGGCACCAGCCGTTCAGCGTCTATTTGCGCGCGATCGAGCCGACTTCGTCCGCCGGACAGGAAGTGATCTATGTCGAGGGCCGCAACGACGGCAACCTGATCGCCCACACCACGGGTTTCGGCAGCAGCGTGATTGGCCGCCTGAGCCTCGATCCGCACGGCTACTTGGCCACGCGCGGCAATCGTTACACCATCAAGGACGTCGGGCTGGCCAACCTGGTCCAGAAGCTGATCGACCTGGGCAGCAAGAAGGAGTTGTTCCGCGACAGCACCACGACGATCGAGAAGACCGAGTTTGCCGAACGGCCGTGCACGCAGGTCGAAATCAGCAGCCCGCGGCCGGTGGGCGATTTCCGGCTGGCGATCGCCCGCATCGTGCTCGACGACGAGTGGGACGTGCCCGTGCATTTCGAATCGCACGAATGGCCGGCCGGCGACGCCGCGGAGCCGGTGCTGAGCGAGACGTATTCCTACTACGACTTGAAGCTGAACGTCGGGCTGACCGACCGCGATTTCGATCCCGACAATCCGGAGTATTCGTTTCCGTGACACGCATTGCCATACACGGGGCTGCGGGCCGCATGGGGCAACGGCTGGTGGCGCTGGCCAGCGCCGACCGCGACCTGAAGCTCGTCGCCGCCCTGGACGCCGGCAATCATCCGCGGCTGGGCCAGGACGCAGGCCTCGTGGCCGGAGTCGGCGAGTTGGGCGTGCCGCTGGTTGGCAAGCTGGACGCGGCGGTCGATGTCGTGATCGATTT
Proteins encoded in this region:
- a CDS encoding DUF1571 domain-containing protein, with amino-acid sequence MKLLYSILTGSVAGCLLAVVGCGAPAAQGTAPPASTADADGAPVQAENAQPADGHKETPSSDAASDLDRALALARQSLANLETIKDYTCVFSKRERVGDVLLPEERSEMKIRHQPFSVYLRAIEPTSSAGQEVIYVEGRNDGNLIAHTTGFGSSVIGRLSLDPHGYLATRGNRYTIKDVGLANLVQKLIDLGSKKELFRDSTTTIEKTEFAERPCTQVEISSPRPVGDFRLAIARIVLDDEWDVPVHFESHEWPAGDAAEPVLSETYSYYDLKLNVGLTDRDFDPDNPEYSFP